A stretch of the Acidilobus sp. 7A genome encodes the following:
- a CDS encoding 4Fe-4S dicluster domain-containing protein codes for MESKGIHIVVDPSKCVGCNICELWCSYEHEGVFSRSLSRISVITYERLGFDYPVVCQQCEPAPCVELCPTGALSKGKLGEVNLDKGKCIGCRVCSEVCPYGAARMEPREARYPLICDLCGGEPMCVARCPTNALSLSRVTNVKVKPRNTAEAFAIGELKKLAEGLGVDVDEA; via the coding sequence ATGGAGTCTAAAGGGATTCACATAGTTGTGGATCCCTCCAAGTGCGTCGGCTGCAACATATGTGAGCTCTGGTGCTCCTACGAGCATGAAGGCGTATTCTCGAGGTCCCTCTCAAGGATATCAGTAATAACCTATGAGCGCCTAGGCTTTGACTACCCCGTCGTGTGCCAGCAGTGCGAGCCGGCTCCCTGCGTCGAGCTGTGCCCCACGGGCGCGCTGAGCAAAGGCAAGCTCGGCGAAGTAAACCTAGACAAGGGCAAGTGCATAGGCTGCAGGGTCTGCAGCGAGGTCTGCCCCTACGGCGCCGCAAGGATGGAGCCCAGGGAGGCCCGTTACCCCCTCATCTGTGACCTGTGCGGCGGGGAGCCCATGTGTGTCGCCAGGTGCCCGACTAACGCGCTGTCGCTCTCAAGGGTCACTAACGTAAAGGTGAAGCCCCGCAACACCGCTGAGGCCTTCGCCATAGGTGAGCTCAAGAAGTTAGCGGAAGGGTTGGGTGTTGACGTTGACGAGGCTTAA
- a CDS encoding radical SAM protein, giving the protein MTRVGLLYPSTYEIAMSSLVYHRLYFLLNDMENVYLERLVMPSASGGPVQLRGLEGGTPLRAFDYLVVPVHYELDYVNIARALMGSGVSLKSSERRRPKMIVGGPAPTANPEPIADISDAIILGDLEPSLGWLESVLNEDAPLEPSRGVYVPSLGPHEVEVASASEVPPGDVRRIMAPEAAFTLAVEVARGCPFSCAFCMDSYLTKPFRPRRPEDVVSEAKSLYSRYRLRVAMVGLTINASPWFKDILRSLSKEGVEFSLPSLRAELLDEESIDLVASMGQRTVTLAPETSQRLRVALGKASRDEDFIRVAEAAGRHNMTVKLYMMVGIPGEREDDISEAAGLVKRIASLARVELSVNPLVIKPQTPLQWLPMKGEEELNRRLKLLESLAPHASFSSYDPFLALVQASISLGDRGTLKYIAETAAEGGGRGAWRRRAAEGMLLAAVRPRRSPLPWSHVRGPVGEDALRARLEAYLREVPEAAEELRAEAA; this is encoded by the coding sequence ATGACAAGGGTAGGGCTCCTCTACCCCTCAACCTACGAGATCGCTATGTCGTCTCTCGTTTACCACAGGCTCTACTTCCTCCTCAACGACATGGAGAACGTGTACCTTGAGAGGCTCGTCATGCCTAGCGCCTCGGGTGGCCCGGTTCAGCTGAGGGGCCTTGAGGGCGGCACGCCCCTGAGGGCCTTTGACTACCTTGTTGTGCCGGTTCACTATGAGCTGGACTACGTCAACATTGCAAGGGCCCTGATGGGCTCAGGGGTCAGCCTTAAGTCAAGCGAGAGGAGGAGGCCAAAGATGATAGTCGGTGGCCCGGCGCCCACGGCTAACCCTGAGCCAATAGCCGACATATCTGACGCAATAATACTTGGCGACCTTGAGCCCTCGCTTGGCTGGCTTGAAAGCGTCCTCAACGAGGACGCCCCTCTGGAGCCCTCCAGGGGCGTCTACGTGCCCTCCCTGGGCCCCCACGAGGTTGAGGTCGCCTCGGCGAGCGAGGTGCCGCCGGGTGACGTGAGGAGGATAATGGCGCCTGAGGCGGCATTCACCTTAGCTGTGGAGGTGGCCAGGGGCTGCCCCTTCTCGTGTGCCTTCTGCATGGACTCCTACCTCACCAAGCCCTTCAGGCCCAGAAGGCCCGAGGACGTTGTCAGTGAGGCTAAGTCGCTTTACAGCAGGTATCGCCTGAGGGTCGCCATGGTAGGGCTCACTATAAACGCCAGCCCGTGGTTTAAGGACATACTAAGGTCGCTGTCCAAGGAGGGCGTCGAGTTTTCGCTGCCGTCCCTCAGGGCGGAGTTGTTGGACGAGGAGTCAATAGACCTCGTAGCCTCTATGGGCCAGAGGACCGTTACCCTGGCGCCCGAGACCTCCCAGAGGCTGCGCGTGGCCCTAGGCAAGGCCTCGAGGGACGAGGACTTCATAAGGGTCGCTGAGGCCGCGGGCAGGCACAACATGACGGTTAAGCTGTACATGATGGTCGGGATCCCCGGGGAGAGGGAGGACGACATAAGCGAGGCTGCGGGCCTCGTAAAGAGGATAGCGTCCCTGGCCAGGGTTGAGCTCAGCGTCAACCCGCTCGTCATAAAGCCCCAGACGCCCCTCCAGTGGCTCCCCATGAAGGGGGAGGAGGAGCTTAACAGGAGGCTCAAGCTCTTGGAGTCCCTAGCCCCTCACGCTAGCTTCAGCAGCTACGACCCGTTCCTTGCCCTCGTCCAGGCGTCGATCTCGCTGGGCGACAGGGGTACGCTGAAGTACATAGCCGAGACCGCGGCGGAGGGGGGCGGCAGGGGGGCGTGGAGGAGGCGGGCAGCTGAGGGCATGCTGCTGGCAGCCGTGAGGCCGAGGAGGTCGCCCCTGCCATGGAGCCACGTCAGGGGGCCGGTGGGCGAGGACGCCCTGAGGGCGAGGCTTGAGGCCTACCTGAGGGAGGTGCCTGAGGCTGCGGAGGAGCTTAGGGCTGAGGCGGCCTAG
- a CDS encoding PadR family transcriptional regulator, whose protein sequence is MHRWGPPWAFVARGRKRGWLRPLVLTLLAKRPMNGTELIEEIYRFTGSLWRPSPGSVYPMLSELVEEGLIARRTDGKYELTEEGMELAKTLYAPLASAVDPLSELRGALSGLEEMANSSPGELRGRLQELKDLRRRLDEIIERLEGQGR, encoded by the coding sequence ATGCACAGGTGGGGCCCGCCATGGGCTTTCGTGGCCAGAGGCAGGAAGAGGGGCTGGCTGAGGCCACTTGTTCTCACGCTCCTCGCCAAGAGACCGATGAATGGAACGGAGCTCATAGAGGAAATTTACAGGTTCACGGGAAGCCTGTGGAGGCCCTCCCCGGGCAGCGTCTACCCTATGCTCTCCGAGCTCGTTGAGGAGGGTCTCATAGCGAGGAGGACCGACGGCAAGTACGAGCTGACTGAGGAGGGCATGGAGCTCGCGAAGACCCTCTACGCGCCCCTGGCCTCAGCCGTTGACCCCCTGTCGGAGCTCAGGGGCGCGCTCTCAGGCCTTGAGGAGATGGCCAACAGCTCGCCTGGGGAGCTCAGGGGCAGGCTGCAGGAGCTCAAGGACCTGAGAAGGAGGCTTGATGAGATCATTGAGAGGCTTGAGGGCCAGGGCAGGTAG
- a CDS encoding NUDIX hydrolase, protein MRGLYPSQPVVGVGSLVLRGQEVLLVRRAVPPDQDKWAIPGGKVELGERLYDAVKRELEEETGLSCEPLGVVNVDEIITQNEGGRVMFHYVLVTVLMNRCLGAPRAASDALEVRYFPIVEATSRNDVAASTKGFLRKLSLGMVPVERPIAVETSSSR, encoded by the coding sequence TTGAGGGGCCTATACCCTTCCCAGCCTGTGGTGGGCGTCGGCTCCCTGGTCCTGAGGGGTCAGGAGGTACTCTTGGTCAGGAGAGCTGTGCCGCCTGATCAAGACAAGTGGGCTATACCGGGCGGCAAGGTTGAGCTCGGGGAGAGACTTTATGACGCTGTGAAGAGGGAGCTCGAGGAGGAGACGGGGCTCAGCTGCGAGCCCCTTGGTGTTGTAAATGTTGACGAAATAATAACCCAGAACGAAGGCGGCAGGGTCATGTTCCACTACGTCCTCGTGACTGTCCTTATGAACAGGTGCCTCGGTGCCCCCAGGGCCGCAAGCGATGCCCTTGAAGTTAGGTACTTCCCCATAGTTGAGGCTACATCAAGGAATGACGTGGCAGCCTCCACGAAAGGCTTCCTAAGGAAGCTGTCCCTGGGCATGGTGCCCGTTGAGAGGCCTATAGCCGTTGAAACTTCAAGCTCCAGGTGA
- a CDS encoding sulfurtransferase TusA family protein: MSEGRRVLIDARGLACPGPITEIVKAYRNVKNGDVLEIWATDPGFKPDVEAWIKRTGNQLVELKEDKDKIVAVIKVTAKK; encoded by the coding sequence ATGAGTGAGGGCAGGAGAGTCCTGATAGACGCCCGCGGTCTCGCGTGCCCTGGACCAATAACGGAGATAGTTAAGGCATACAGGAACGTGAAGAATGGTGACGTCCTAGAGATATGGGCCACTGACCCCGGCTTCAAGCCCGACGTGGAGGCCTGGATCAAGAGGACTGGGAACCAGCTGGTTGAGCTTAAGGAGGACAAGGACAAGATAGTGGCCGTCATAAAGGTCACGGCAAAAAAGTAA
- a CDS encoding Glu/Leu/Phe/Val dehydrogenase: MTSRLDPYEEAKKQLQVTVSILGLSKEVYEMLATPERIVQVKVPVMMRDGSIKVFIGWRVQHNSALGPYKGGVRYSPETNLSEVMALATWMTWKNSLAGLPYGGAKGGIQVDPFQLNQFELMQLSKNYFSAIAPFVGVDLDIPAPDVNTNPQTMAWYIDAYQMKMGSKELGVVTGKPLELGGLETRIYSTGLGVASVTQAAAKKLWGGIEGKTVAVQGFGNVGFYTAKFLKEMGAKIVAISDIKGGIYSSRGLDPEAVKEYITKKGSGFVIDYPDVERRITNEELLTTDVDILVPAAVENVITAENAPKVKAKLIVEGANGPTAPEAEQVLVKRQVVIVPDILANSGGVVMSHIEWVNNRMGGWITEEEAKNKLMQKMADNFNAVWNFWENKLGGMGGAYSMRSAAQAIAVDKVVRAMKLRGWI, translated from the coding sequence TTGACCTCAAGGCTTGACCCGTATGAGGAGGCCAAGAAACAGCTCCAGGTAACTGTCAGCATACTTGGGCTGAGTAAGGAAGTTTACGAGATGCTTGCTACCCCTGAGAGGATAGTGCAGGTAAAGGTACCTGTAATGATGAGGGACGGCAGCATCAAGGTCTTCATAGGCTGGAGGGTCCAGCACAATAGCGCCCTCGGCCCATACAAGGGCGGCGTCAGGTACAGCCCTGAGACGAACCTGAGCGAGGTCATGGCTCTAGCTACGTGGATGACCTGGAAGAACTCCCTGGCCGGCCTGCCATACGGTGGTGCCAAGGGAGGAATACAGGTCGACCCGTTCCAGCTAAACCAGTTCGAGCTGATGCAGCTCTCGAAGAACTACTTCTCAGCCATAGCCCCCTTTGTCGGCGTCGACCTTGACATACCGGCGCCTGACGTTAACACGAACCCGCAGACCATGGCCTGGTACATTGACGCCTATCAGATGAAGATGGGGAGCAAGGAGCTCGGCGTCGTGACTGGCAAGCCCCTTGAGCTGGGCGGCCTTGAGACCAGGATATACTCAACTGGCCTGGGCGTGGCGTCAGTCACTCAGGCTGCCGCTAAGAAGCTGTGGGGAGGCATAGAGGGCAAGACCGTTGCGGTGCAGGGCTTCGGCAACGTGGGCTTCTACACGGCCAAGTTCCTGAAGGAGATGGGCGCGAAGATAGTTGCCATATCAGACATAAAGGGAGGCATATACAGCAGCAGGGGACTTGACCCAGAGGCCGTCAAGGAGTACATAACTAAGAAGGGGTCAGGCTTTGTTATAGACTACCCTGACGTCGAGAGGAGGATAACGAATGAGGAGCTCCTGACGACGGACGTTGACATACTTGTCCCGGCCGCCGTTGAGAACGTGATAACAGCTGAGAATGCCCCCAAGGTTAAGGCTAAGCTCATAGTTGAGGGCGCCAACGGGCCCACGGCGCCTGAGGCCGAGCAGGTGCTGGTGAAGAGGCAGGTCGTCATAGTCCCTGACATACTTGCTAACTCAGGTGGCGTTGTTATGAGCCACATAGAGTGGGTCAACAACAGGATGGGAGGCTGGATAACCGAGGAGGAGGCAAAGAACAAGCTCATGCAGAAGATGGCTGACAACTTCAACGCTGTGTGGAACTTCTGGGAAAACAAGCTGGGAGGCATGGGTGGCGCCTACAGCATGAGGTCAGCGGCGCAGGCCATAGCAGTGGACAAGGTAGTCAGGGCAATGAAGCTCAGAGGCTGGATATGA